The Streptomyces sp. R28 region CTCCAGCGGGGCCCCGGCGAGGGCCGGTTCCAGGCGGGCTCGGCCGCCGAGGAAGCCCAGTTCCATCAGCACGGCCAGGCCGGCCACGTCGGCGCCGGCCCTGCGGATCAGCTGGATCGAGGCCTCCGCGGTGCCGCCTGTCGCCAGGACGTCGTCGATGACCAGGACGCGGTCGCCCGCGGTGAGGTCCTCGGCGTGCACCTCGATCTCGGCGGAGCCGTACTCCAGGTCGTACGCCTGGCTGAGCGTCGCCCCGGGGAGCTTGCCCGCCTTGCGCACCGGGATGAAGCCGATGCCCGCGCGCACGGCGACGGGGGCGCCGAGGATGAAGCCTCGGGCCTCGAGGCCGACGATCTTCGTGGCGTCGGTGTTCGCGGCGATCTCGGCCAGCGCGTCGGTGAGGGCCGTGAACGCCGCCGGGTCCGCCAGGAGCGGGGTGATGTCCTTGAACATCACGCCCGGTTCCGGGTAGTCCGCCACGTCACGGATGCGGCTGAGCAGCAGCTCCTTGATGTCGGTCATCGGCGCTTCCCCGAGGGTCGGCCACGGCCCCGGCTACGGGACACGGGCTGGTCGCGCGGGCCGACGACCGCGGGGGCGGCGTCCTCATGGTCATCGTCGAGCGGCTCTTCGGCGGCCGAGGCGCTCGGGGACTCGCCCTGTGCGGCGGCCTGGGCCCGCTTGGCGAGCACACGCTTCTTCAGGGCCTTCATCTGCGGCTCGCGCTCCTTGAGGTCGGCGACGAGCGGCGTGGCGATGAAGATCGAGGAGTACGCACCGGCTGCGAGGCCGACGAACAGCGACAGCGAGATGTCGTTGAGCATGCCGGCGCCGAGGACACCGCCGCCGATGAACAGCAGGCCCGCCACCGGCAGCAGCGCCACCACCGTGGTGTTGACGGAGCGGACCAGGGTGCTGTTGATCGAGCGGTTGGCGATGTCGCTGTAGGTCCAGCGGGTCTGCTTGGTGATGTCCTTCGTCTGCTCCTTGAGACTGTCGAAGACGACGACCGTGTCGTAGAGCGAATAGCCGAGGATCGTCAGCAGACCGATCACCGTGCCCGGTGTGACCTCGAAGCCGACGAGGGCGTAGATCCCGACCGTGATGGTGATGTCGTGGATCAGCGCGACGAACGCGGCCACGGCCATGCGCCACTCGAACGCGATCGCCAGATAGATCACCACCAGGACCAGGAAGATCGCGAGGCCCTGCCAGGCCTTGTTGGCGATCTGCTCACCCCAGCTGGGGCCGACGAGCTCGCCGGTGACGTCCTTCTCGGCGACACCCAGGTTCTTGGCCAGCTCCGTCGAGACCTGGTCGGCCTTGTTGGTGTCGATGCCCGCGACCTGGATGCGCAGGCTGCCGTTGCCGAGCTTCTGGACGATGGCGTCGTGGCCGGACGCCTCCTCCGCGTACTTCTCCGCCTGGGAGACCGAGGCGGAGGTCTTGGCCGGGGTGGTGAAGACCGCTCCGCCCTGGAACTCGATGCCCATGTTCAGGCCGCGCACCGCCAGGCCGACGATGGCCGTGATGGTGATCAGGATGGAGATGCCGTACCAGATCTTGCGGTTGCCGACGAAGTCGTAGCCGACCTCGCCACGGTGCAGTCGGGCGCCGAGGTTGCCGAGCTTCGACATCTCACGCCTCCTTCGTCTCGACGGGGGCGGAGGGACGGCGGGTGCGGCGCAGCGGCGGACGAGCACCCAGTCGCTTCGGGTCGAGGCCGGACCAGCTGTGGCCGCTGCCGAAGAACTTGCTGCGGGCCAGGATCGTCAGCAGCGGCTTGGTGAACAGGAACACCACGACCACGTCGAGCAGGGTGGTCAGGCCGAGCGTGAACGCGAAGCCCTGGACCTTGCCGACGGTGACGACGAACAGCACCGCGGCGGCCAGGAACGACACGAAGTCGGAGACCATGATGGTGCGCCTGGCGCGCGGCCAGGCCCGCTCGACGGCGGGGCGCAGCGAGCGGCCCTCGCGGATCTCGTCGCGGACGCGTTCGAAGTACACGATGAACGAGTCCGCTGTGATGCCGATGGCGACGATGGCACCGCAGACGGCCGGGAGGTTCAGCGCGAAGCCGATGGCCGGGCCGAGCAGAGCCATGATCACGTAGGTGAGGGCGGCGGAGACCAGCAGCGAGGCCACGGCGACCAGCGCGAGGCCCCGGTAGTAGAGGAACAGGTAGAGGACGACCAGGGCGAGACCGATCGCGCCGGCGATCAGACCGGCGTGCAGCTGCTCACCGCCGAGCGCGGCGGTGACGGTGGTGACGCTGTCCTCCTTGAAGGTCAGCGGCAGGGCGCCGTACGACAGCATGTTGGCGAGGCTCTGGGAGGACTCCTGGGTGAAGTTGCCGGAGATCTCCGCGTTGCCGCCGGTCAGGGCCTCGCTGACGGACGGGTCGGAGATGACCTCGCCGTCCAGGACGATGGCGAACTGGTTCTGCGGCTGCTGGTTCTTGGCCAACTTGCCGGTGATGTCGCCGAACTTCTTGCGGCCGTCGGACGTGAAGTCCATGGTCACGGTCCAGCCGGCGCCGGTCCGCGTGTTGAAGACGGCGCTGGCCTTCTTGACGTCGGTGCCGTCGACCTCGGCCGGGCCGAGGATGTACTTCTGCCACTGGCCGGACGAGTTCTTGCCGCAGGCCACCGTGGGATCGGTGGGCTTGGCACCCTTGCCGGCTTCGGCGCGGGCCTTCTCGTTCACGCAGTTGAGCGCGGCGTACTGGGCTTGGAGCTTGCTCGTGGCCGCGTCGGAGCCGCTGCTCGCAGACGCAGACGGGGAGGCGCTGCTGGAGGCGCTCGTGGACGGCGTCGCGTCCGCCTTCAGGGCGTCGGTGACCGCACGGCCCTGCGTGGTGGAGGTCGCCGACGGGGTGCCCGAGGGGGAGGACGAGGAGGTCGTCTTGTCGGTCGCCTTGTCGGTCGCCCCGCCCGAAGAGCTCGCGGAGGGGCTCGGCGACGGGGTGGGCGTCGCGGCGGCACCGGAGATCTCGGTGACGAGCACCGGGCGGAAGTACAGCTTCGCGGTGGTGCCGACCTGGGCCCGGGCCTCCTTGGCGTTGGTGCCCTTGGGGATGTTGACGATGATGTTCTTCGCGCCCTGGGTCTGAACCTCGGTCTCCGAGACACCAAGACCATTGACACGGCGGTTCATGATCTCGACCGCGGTGTCCATGTTGGTCTTGTTGATCGCGGATTCCTGGCCCGGCTCGGTGACCGCGCGCAGCGTGATGCTCGTGCCGCCGGCCAGGTCGATGCCAAGACGTGGGGTGGTCTGCCCCGTGGCGAACATCCCCGCGGTGAGGCCCACGATGGCGATCAGGATGAGGGCCAGCGAGCGCCCTGGCTTGCTCTGGGCGCTCGCGCTCCGGCCCTTCTTAGGTGCTGCCACCTTCTCGTACTCCCTCTCGGGCCGCCTCGCGCCAGGTCAGCGGGCGAGCGGCTATGACTGGTATCGGGATCCCATGCGAGATCGGCATGTTCCGGGGCACGCAGGCATGGCCCGCGCGCCCCCGGGACACGGCTACTTCGCGTCGGACTCGCCGTCGGTCTTCTTCGACTCAACATCCGTCTTCGCCTCGGCGGCCGCGGTGTCGTCGGACGCCTCGTCGGCCTCGTCCTTCTTGCCGAGGTCGACAGGCTTGTCGTCGGAGGCGGCAGCGTCGGCGGCGGGCTCGTCGGTCTCGGTGAGGGAGGAGGCGTCGTCCGGGACGACGTCGGACTTCAGGTCGTGCTCGATGCCGTGCACGATGCGGTTGTACTCGTCGTCGGAGAGGACGGCACCGATCGCGTTCTTGGCGAAGAGGAGCTCCACGCCCGGGCCGGCGTCAAGGAGGACCGTGTCCTCATTGGCCTCCTTGACAGTCGCGTACATGCCCCCGATGGTGCGGACGCCGCTGCCGGGCTGCATTTGGTTCCGCATGTCGGCCGCCTGCTGCTGCTTCTTCTTGGCCGACCGGGTCATCAGGAACATGGCCCCGATGAGCACGATGAACGGGAGGAGGGTCACGAGACTCACGGGTCGGTACTTCCTTCACACGACCGCGATGGTGAGCGGCCTGATGGTTGGGGGTATGTATGCCGTCGACAAAGGCGGCATCGGCGGAGTCTAAGCGAGTCCGCATGCATGGAACAACGCTCAGCATGGCACCGGGGTTCCTACTCCGGCCAATGCCCTCGCCGTCACCGCGTCATCACGCCCCGAACAGATCCTGTTGTCCGTTTCCCGCAGCTTGTGAGCGGGGCGGCGTGAGGCCGAGATGCGCCCATGCCGCGGGGGTGGCGACACGACCACGCGGGGTACGGGCGAGCAGGCCCTCCCGGACGAGGAAGGGCTCGGCGACCTCCTCGACGGTCTCGCGCTCCTCCCCCACCGCGACCGCCAGCGTGGACAGGCCGACCGGGCCGCCGCCGAACAGCTTCAGCAGGGCCTCCAGGACGCCTCGGTCCAGCCGGTCGAGGCCTCGGGCGTCGACCTCGTAGACGGCGAGGGCGGCCTCTGCGATGTCCCTGGTGATGATCCCGTCGGCCTTGACCTGGGCGTAGTCGCGGACGCGGCGCAGCAGGCGGTTGGCGATGCGGGGCGTGCCACGGGAGCGGCCGGCGATCTCGGCGGCGCCGTCGGCCTCGATCTCGACGTCGAGCAGGTTGGCCGAGCGGTGGATGACGCGCTCCAGCTCGGTCGGCTCGTAGAACTCCATGTGCGCGGTGAAGCCGAAGCGGTCGCGCAGCGGGGGCGGCAGCAGACCCGCGCGCGTGGTGGCGCCGACCAGGGTGAACGGCGGGAGTTCGAGCGGGATGGCGGTGGCGCCGGGGCCCTTGCCGACAATGACGTCGACGCGGAAGTCCTCCATCGCCATGTAGAGCATCTCCTCGGCGGGCCGTGACATGCGGTGGATCTCGTCGAGGAAGAGGACCTCGCCCTCCTGGAGGGAGGAGAGGATCGCGGCGAGGTCGCCGGCGTGCTGGATGGCGGGACCGGAGGTGATGCGGATGGGGGCGCCCATCTCGGCCGCGATGATCATGGAGAGGGTGGTCTTGCCGAGGCCCGGGGCGCCGGAGAGCAGTACGTGGTCGGCGGTGGCGCCACGCGCGCGTGCGGCGCGCAGGACGAGGTCGAGCTGCTCGCGGACCTTCTCCTGACCGATGAACTCGTCCAGGTCCTTGGGCCGCAGGGCGGCCTCGACGGCCTGGTCCTCACGGTCGGCGGACCCACCGACGAGCCGCTCGGCGGCGGAGGTGTCGGTCGTGTCGTCCCAGTTCATGGAGTGTGCCTCGGGGGTCGCGGTCGGATGGGTCGTACGTCGGACGCGGTGACGGAGCCGTCGGATGAGTGTGTGCCGGATTCCCGAGGCGCCGTTTCGGACCTCCCGGGAATCCCGCTGTTTCAGCGCGCTCTGTTCAGGGTCTGCAGGGCCGCCCGCAGCAACTGGCCCACCTGGGGCACGCCCTCGGCCGCCTCGGCCTGCGGTGCCACGGCGGTGACGGCCTCGTCCGCCTCGCGGGTTGCGTAGCCGAGGCCGATCAGGGCGGCGTGCAGTTGGTCGCGCCAGCCACTGGTGACCGGAGCGCCGACAGCGGGCGCTCCGATCGGCTCGCCCAGGCGGTCCTTCAGCTCGAGGAGCAGCTTCTGGGCGCCCTTCTTGCCGATGCCGGGGACCGCGGTGAGCGCCTTCTCGTCACTGGTGGCGATGGCGCGGCGCAGGGCGTCCGGGCTGTGCACGGCCAGCATCGACTGGGCCAGGCGCGGGCCGACCCCGCTCGCGGTCTGCAGCAGCTCGAAGGTCTGGCGCTCGTCGTCGTCCGCGAAGCCGTACAGGGTCAGCGAGTCCTCCCGTACCACGAGGGAGGTGGCCAGCTTGGTCTGCTGGCCCATGCGCAGCCCGGAAAGCGTGTTGGGCGTGCACTGGACGGCGATACCGATGCCGCCCACCTCGACCACCGCGGAGTCGGGGGCGAGGGCGGCGACCGGGCCGCTGACGAAGGCGATCATGCGGTACGGCCTTTCGATGTGTGCGAAGTCTTCGCTGCGCGCGAGGCCTTCGCTTCGTGTGAGGTCTTCGCTGCGTGCTGGGCGACGGCCTGTTGCAGCCGGTTCTGGGCAACGGCCTGCTGGAGGCGCTGCTGGGCGGGTGCGCGCCAGATGTGGCAGATGGCGAGGGCGAGGGCATCGGCGGCGTCGGCCGGCTTGGGCGGTGCGTCGAGCCGGAGCAGGCGGGTGACCATGGCGCCCACCTGTGCCTTGTCGGCGCGGCCGCTTCCGGTGACGGCGGCCTTGACCTCGCTCGGGGTGTGCAGCGCGACGGGGATGCCACGGCGGGCGGCGCAGAGCAGTGCGACCGCGCTGGCCTGGGCGGTGCCCATCACGGTACGGACGTTGTGCTGGCTGAACACGCGTTCCACGGCGACGAATTCGGGCTGGTGCTCGTCCAGCCAGGCTTCGAGGCCCTGTTCGATGGCGACGAGGCGGTGGGCCAGGTCCGCATCCGGGGCCGTACGGACGACACCGACGCCTCGCATCGTCAACGGACGTCCGGCGACGCCTTCGACGACCCCGACGCCGCACCGGGTCAGCCCGGGGTCCACACCGAGTACGCGCACCTGGCTCCTTCGCTTCCCTCGTCCGCGGGTTCGGTTCCGGTTCGGTTCCCTGTCCATCCCGCGCAGCCAGGCTATCCGGCGGCACTGACAACGCAGCGCCGGCCGGACCGGGTCACAGAGCAAGATCAAAGGGACGGCAAAGGATCATGACCTGGCGCCCCGACATGACCGGCATGTCACCAGAAGGCGGAGCGGCTGGGGCCATTCTCCGTTGCTTCGCACACTTGATCGCTTATAGCTTCCGGATCGTCGCGGACGGCAGACCACCGTCCGCGTTGTCGCGAACCGAACGTTCGCGTCGAGCACTTGCACACATGAATCGGGGATTCCATGCGCAACATCGCGAAGGCTGCTGCCGTGACCGCGTCCGTCCTGCTGGCGGGTGTGGCCGTGGCGACTCCCGCCCAGGCGGCCACCAGGGCGAAGCACGAGGGCCGCAGCGGCTGCTTCAACTACTCGTGGGGCGACGGTGTTTCGACCACCACCGTCTACTACCACAACATCTGCGACCACAAGGCCACCATCAACATCTGGTGGAAGGACGGCGCGGTCGAGTACATGAAGGCCGACACCGTCAAGGCCGACGGCAAGGGCAGCATGAAGCACACCGGCGACCTCAAGAGCGTCAGCGGCTGAACGGTCGCCTGACGCAGGACCACACATGAGAACGGCCCGCCGAAGTCTCCTTCGGCGGGCCGTTCTCATGTCCTGGCCGGACTCCCCGGCGCTCAGGCGTCGACCTTCTCCATGATCTCGTCGCTGACGTCGAAGTTGGCGAAGACGTTCTGGACGTCGTCGCTGTCCTCGAGCGCGTCGATCAGCTTGAAGATCTTCTTGGCGCCCTCCTCGTCCAGCTCGACCTGGACGGACGGCACGAAGCTGGAGTCGGCGGAGTCGTAGTCGATGCCGGCCTCCTGGAGGGCGGTGCGGACCGCGACCAGGTCGGTGGCCTCGCTCACGACCTCGAAGGACTCACCGAGGTCGTTGACCTCCTCGGCGCCCGCGTCCAGGACGGCACCGAGGACGTCGTCCTCGGACAGCTCGCCCTTGGGGACGATGACGACGCCCTTGCGGCTGAACATGTACGACACGGAGCCCGGGTCGGCCATGTTGCCGCCGTTGCGGGTCATGGCGACGCGGACGTCGGAGGCGGCGCGGTTGCGGTTGTCGGTGAGGCACTCGATGAGCACCGCGACGCCGTTCGGGCCGTAACCCTCGTACATGATCGTCTCGTAGTCGGCGCCACCGGCCTCAAGGCCACCGCCGCGCTTGACCGCGGAGTCGATGTTCTTGTTGGGGACCGACTGCTTCTTCGCCTTCTGGATGGCGTCGTAGAGAGTCGGGTTGCCCTCGATGTCGACGCCGCCCATGCGGGCCGCGACCTCGATGTTCTTGATCAGCTTCGCGAAGAGCTTGCCGCGCTTGGCGTCAATCACGGCCTTCTTGTGCTTCGTCGTAGCCCATTTAGAGTGGCCGGACATCTGCCTGTCTCCTTCGCGTAACCCAACTCTTTACGAACCCCAGAGATCCTACAAGGACTCCGCTGTCCGGTTCGCGCGCACCATGTCGACGAACAGGGAGTGCACACGGTGGTCGCCGGTCAGCTCCGGATGGAACGACGTGGCGAGCGCGTTGCCCTGGCGGACCGCGACGATGTGGCCCTCGTGCTCGGCAAGCACCTCGGTCTCGGCGCCGACGGACTCGACCCAGGGGGCGCGGATGAAGACGCCCTGTACAGGATCGCCCTCGACGCCCTTGACGTCGACCGTCGCTTCGAAGGACTCGTTCTGCCGCCCGAAGGCGTTGCGGCGCACGATCATGTCGATGCCGCCGACGGTCTCCTGCCCCGAGCGCGGGTCGAGGATCTTATCGGCGAGCATGATCATGCCGGCGCAGGTGCCATAGACGGGCATGCCGCCGTGCACGCGCGCGCGTAGCGGCTCCATCACGCCGAACAGGATGGCCAGCTTGGAGATGGTCGTGGACTCACCGCCGGGGAGGACGAGGCCGTCGACCTCGGCGAGCTCTTCGGGGCGCCGCACCGGCCTGGCCACGGCGTCGGCCGCGGCCAGGGCGATGAGGTGCTCCCGTACGTCGCCCTGGAGGGCCAGGACGCCTATGACGGGTGCGTCAGTCATGTACGTGCAGTCCTTGGAGGGTGCTTACCAGCCGCGGTTGGCGTAGCGCTCGGTCTCAGGGAGGGTGTCGCAGTTGATGCCGACCATGGCCTCGCCGAGGTTGCGGGACGCTTCCGCGATGATCTTCGGGTCGTCGTAGAACGTGGTCGCCTTGACGATGGCGGCGGCGCGCTTGGCCGGGTCGCCGGACTTGAAGATGCCGGAGCCGACGAAGACGCCCTCGGCACCGAGCTGGCGCATCAGCGCGGCGTCGGCCGGGGTGGCGACGCCACCGGCGGAGAACAGCACCACCGGGAGCTTGCCGAGCTCGGAGACTTCCTTGACCAGCTCGTACGGGGCGCGCAGCTCCTTGGCGGCGGCGTACAGCTCGTTGTTGTCGAAGCCGCGCAGCTTGGCGATCTCGTTCTTGATCTGACGCAGGTGGCGGACGGCCTCGACGACGTTGCCCGTGCCGGCCTCGCCCTTGGAGCGGATCATGGCCGCGCCCTCGGCGATGCGGCGCAGGGCCTCGCCCAGGTTGGTGGCGCCACAGACGAAGGGGGTCGTGAAGGCCCACTTGTCGGAGTGGTTGACCTCGTCGGCCGGGGTGAGGACCTCGGACTCGTCGATGTAGTCGACGCCGAGGGACTGCAGGACCTGGGCCTCGACGAAGTGGCCGATACGGGACTTGGCCATGACCGGGATGGAGACGGCGTCGATGATGCCCTCGATCATGTCCGGGTCGGACATCCGGGCCACGCCGCCGTCCTTGCGGATGTCGGCGGGGACCCGCTCCAGGGCCATGACGGCGACGGCGCCCGCGTCCTCGGCGATCTTCGCCTGCTCCGGCGTGACGACGTCCATGATCACGCCACCCTTGAGCTGCTCGGCCATGCCGCGCTTCACGCGCGCGGTGCCGGTCTCGGGAGCCTGGTTTTCGGAAGTGGACACGGGTGACCTCACTCGGTGAAAAAGGGTTACTGCAAGCACCGAGGAAACGGGAGTGGACCAGGCCACAGCAAGGGCCAATGAGAAGCCGGTGGATCCTTTTCCTGCCTGCTGGCGCGAACCTGCTGGTCAGGCGGCCCTGTCGACCAGTGCCGCGGGGGGCTCGTCGTCCATCTCGAAGGCCATGGGGAACGGGGCGTGACCCGCCAGGCGGAACCAGCGGACCTTGCGGTGCCGGCGCAGCGCCCGGGCCGCCCGTACGGCGTCGTTGTGGAAGCGGCGGGCCATCGGTACCCGGCGGATCGCCTCGGTCAGCTCGCGGGCCGCCTCCTCTCCCCCGGGCGCCTCCCGCACCGCCTGCACCTGCTGGGTCTCGGCGAACACGGCCCGCAGCGCCTGGCTCAGCTCGCTCTCGGCGACCTCCCGCTGCTCCTCCACGGACTGCCGGGCAGCGTGGGCGGCCTCGTACAGGACGATCGACGCGGCCGGATCCAGCACGCCGGAGGTGGCCAGTTCCTGGGCCACCGAGGCGCGGCGCAGCAGCTGTGCGTCGAGGCCGGCGCGCGTGGCGTCGATCCTGGCGTGCAGCCGGTCGAGGCGGCCGGCGGTCCAGCTCAGGTAGAGGCCGATCACGACGAGGGCTACGAGGATCCAGATGAGAGTTGCGGTCACGGGCGGCAGACTAGCCGCGCCGGGGCAGCCGGAGGTCGTGCGGGGTGTCGGCACGGCCGTTGCCGGGAGGCACCGGCGGCAACCGTCCCCTCAGCCCGGCTGACAACACCGGCTGATCACCCGGCTGACCGTCAGTCCCGTACCAGCCCCAACCGCGCCCGCAGACCGCTCCCGCCGCCTCCGGTCCGCTCGTCCGCGGCCACCGCTGCCGCGCCGGCCGTCACCGTCTCGTACACCGACAGGATGTCCGCCCCGACGGTGGACCAGTCGAAGCGGCGGACATGCTCGCGCCCCCGCTCCCGCAGCTCCGCCAGGCGGGCCGGATCCTCCAGGAGGCGTACCGCTGCCTCGGCCAGGGCGTCCGCGTCCTCGTTGGCGAAGAGCTCGCCCGCCGCGCCCTGGTCGAGGACCTGGGCGAAGGCGTCCAGGTCCGAGGCGAGGACCGGGGCGCCGGCCGACATCGCCTCGACCAGGATGATCCCGAAGCTCTCGCCGCCGGTGTTGGGCGCGACGTACAGGTCGACGCTGCGCAGGAAGCGGGCCTTGTCCTCGTCGCTGATCATGCCGAGGAACTCCACGCGGGAGCGGAGCTCCTTGGGCAGCGACTCGACCGCCTCCTCCTCGTCGCCGCGGCCCGCCACGAGCAGCCTGGTCTGCGGGCGGGCGGCGAGGATCTTGGGCAGGGCCCTCATCAGTACCGGCAGGCCCTTGCGGGGCTCGTCGATACGGCCGATGAAGCCGACGGTGTCGCCCTGCCACTCGGGGTTGGGCTCGGCCTTGGCGAAGAACTCGACGTCGACGCCGTTGGGGATCACCACGGCGTCGCCGCCCAGGTGTTCCACCAGCGTGCGGCGGGCGTACTCGCTCACCGCGATCCGGGCGCTGATCTTCTCCAGGGCCGCCTGGAGGATCGAGTACGCGGCGATCATCGCCTTGGACCGGGGGTTGGAGGTGTGGAAGGTGGCGACCATCGGGCCCTGTGCCGCCCAGCAGGTCAGCAGGCCGAGCGACGGCGAGGCCGGCTCGTGGATGTGGACCACGTCGAACTCGCCGTCGTGCAGCCAGCGTCGGACGCGGGCCGCCGAGAGGAAGCCGAAGTTCAGACGGGCGACCGAGCCGTTGTACGGCACCGGCACGGCGCGTCCCGCCGAGACCACGTACGGCGGGAGCGGGGTGTCGTCGTCGGCCGGGGCCAGGACGGACACCTCGTGGCCGAGCCGGATGAAGTACTCGGCGAGGTCGCGGATGTGGAACTGGACGCCGCCCGGCACGTCCCAGGAGTACGGGCAGACGATGCCGATCCTCACGGACGCTCTCCGTCCGGGCCGGTGGGCGTGTCACCTGGTCGTGGTTCCAGGTCGGCGAGCCACAAGCGCTGGAGCATGTGCCAGTCCTCCGGATGTTCGGCGATCCCCGTGGCGAAGGCGTCGGCCAGCGCCTGTGTCATGACAGACGTCTTCTCCGCCCGGCTACCTGTCCCGGGCACCTCGATCGGAGGATGGACCCGTCCCTGCATGACCGGTGAGTCGTCGTACCAGAGCGTGACCGGGAGCAGCAGCGCCCCGGTCTGCTGGGCCAGCAACGCCGGTCCGGCGGGCATGCGGGCCGTGTCGCCGAAGAACTCGACCTCGACGCCGGACGCCGACAGGTCGCGGTCGGCGACCAGGCAGACCAGGCCGCCGTCGCGCAGCCTGCGGGCCAGCGTGCCGAAGGCGGTGCCGCCGCTGTGCGGCAGGACCTCCATACCGAGGCCCTCGCGGTAGGCGACGAAACGGTCGTACAGCGTCTCGGGCTTGAGACGCTCGGCGACAGTCGTGAACGGCGTCTCCAGCTCGGTGGTGACCCAGGCGCCCGCGAGGTCCCAGTTGGCCAGGTGCGGCAGGGCGAGTATGACACCGTTGCCCGCGGCCAGACCGTCGGTCAGGTAGTGGACGTCCTTGACGTCGAAGCCGCCCTTGACGCGCTCGGCACTCCAGGCGGGCAGCCGGAAGGACTCCATCCAGTAGCGCAGGTACGACCGCATGCCCGCGCGGGACAGCTCGGCGAGGCGCTCGGGGCTCGCGTCGGGCACCACGCGCGCGTAGTTGCTCTCCAGCCGCAGGACGCCCTTGCCCCGCTGCTTCCAGGCGAGGTCGGCGATGGTGCGGCCGAGCCTTACGGCAACCGGCTCGGGGAGCTTCTTGACGGTGCCCCAGCCGAGGCCGTACAGCGCGTCAGTGAGCCGCTCCTGGGCACTCACTTGGCTGCCTCGCTCCCTTGAGAGGCGCTCTGCGGCTTCTCCTGCACTGCCTCCGCCTCCGCCTCCGCCTCCGCATTCGCTTCCGCCTCCGCCGACTCGCGGCGGACCGTGACGACCCGCTGGATCAGCGTGACGAGGCTGCCGACGGCGACGATCCACAGGGCGACGGGCAGCAGGTACTGGATGCCGGGTACCCCGAACTTGTGCAGGCCCGCGAAGCCGGCCGCGACCAGGGAGATGACCAGACGCTCGGCGCGCTCGACGAGGCCGTTGACCGCGACCGGCAGGCCGATCGATTCGCCCCGGGCCTTGGTGTACGACACCACCTGGCCGCTGGCCAGGCAGAAGATCGAGACGGCGCACAGGACGAGGTCGTCGCCCCCACCGGCGTACCAGAGAATGAAGCCGCCGAAGATCGCGCCGTCGGCGACCCGGTCGAGCGTGGAGTCCAGGAAGGCGCCCCAGCGGCTGGAGCGGCCGAGCTGGCGGGCCATGTTTCCGTCGACGAGGTCGGAGAACACGAAGAGTGTGATCACGACCGTGCCCCAGAAGAACTCTCCCATGGGGTAGAAGACCAGCGCCCCCGCGACCACACCGGCGGTGCCGATGAGCGTGACGGCGTCGGGGCTCACGCCCCGCCGGATCAGAAACGCGGCGAACGGTGTGAGGACACGCGTGAAGAATGCACGCGCGTACTTGTTCAGCATGGCCTTCCCGAGGGTCGGTGTGGCCGTGCGGCCCCTGCTGGCCACCGGCTGGCCCATCGTAGCCACGCGCGGGTGCGGGCGACCGCCGGGCACTCGTACACG contains the following coding sequences:
- a CDS encoding adenine phosphoribosyltransferase, producing MTDIKELLLSRIRDVADYPEPGVMFKDITPLLADPAAFTALTDALAEIAANTDATKIVGLEARGFILGAPVAVRAGIGFIPVRKAGKLPGATLSQAYDLEYGSAEIEVHAEDLTAGDRVLVIDDVLATGGTAEASIQLIRRAGADVAGLAVLMELGFLGGRARLEPALAGAPLESLLLV
- the ruvB gene encoding Holliday junction branch migration DNA helicase RuvB; translated protein: MNWDDTTDTSAAERLVGGSADREDQAVEAALRPKDLDEFIGQEKVREQLDLVLRAARARGATADHVLLSGAPGLGKTTLSMIIAAEMGAPIRITSGPAIQHAGDLAAILSSLQEGEVLFLDEIHRMSRPAEEMLYMAMEDFRVDVIVGKGPGATAIPLELPPFTLVGATTRAGLLPPPLRDRFGFTAHMEFYEPTELERVIHRSANLLDVEIEADGAAEIAGRSRGTPRIANRLLRRVRDYAQVKADGIITRDIAEAALAVYEVDARGLDRLDRGVLEALLKLFGGGPVGLSTLAVAVGEERETVEEVAEPFLVREGLLARTPRGRVATPAAWAHLGLTPPRSQAAGNGQQDLFGA
- the yajC gene encoding preprotein translocase subunit YajC, which gives rise to MSLVTLLPFIVLIGAMFLMTRSAKKKQQQAADMRNQMQPGSGVRTIGGMYATVKEANEDTVLLDAGPGVELLFAKNAIGAVLSDDEYNRIVHGIEHDLKSDVVPDDASSLTETDEPAADAAASDDKPVDLGKKDEADEASDDTAAAEAKTDVESKKTDGESDAK
- the secD gene encoding protein translocase subunit SecD, which codes for MAAPKKGRSASAQSKPGRSLALILIAIVGLTAGMFATGQTTPRLGIDLAGGTSITLRAVTEPGQESAINKTNMDTAVEIMNRRVNGLGVSETEVQTQGAKNIIVNIPKGTNAKEARAQVGTTAKLYFRPVLVTEISGAAATPTPSPSPSASSSGGATDKATDKTTSSSSPSGTPSATSTTQGRAVTDALKADATPSTSASSSASPSASASSGSDAATSKLQAQYAALNCVNEKARAEAGKGAKPTDPTVACGKNSSGQWQKYILGPAEVDGTDVKKASAVFNTRTGAGWTVTMDFTSDGRKKFGDITGKLAKNQQPQNQFAIVLDGEVISDPSVSEALTGGNAEISGNFTQESSQSLANMLSYGALPLTFKEDSVTTVTAALGGEQLHAGLIAGAIGLALVVLYLFLYYRGLALVAVASLLVSAALTYVIMALLGPAIGFALNLPAVCGAIVAIGITADSFIVYFERVRDEIREGRSLRPAVERAWPRARRTIMVSDFVSFLAAAVLFVVTVGKVQGFAFTLGLTTLLDVVVVFLFTKPLLTILARSKFFGSGHSWSGLDPKRLGARPPLRRTRRPSAPVETKEA
- the ruvA gene encoding Holliday junction branch migration protein RuvA — translated: MIAFVSGPVAALAPDSAVVEVGGIGIAVQCTPNTLSGLRMGQQTKLATSLVVREDSLTLYGFADDDERQTFELLQTASGVGPRLAQSMLAVHSPDALRRAIATSDEKALTAVPGIGKKGAQKLLLELKDRLGEPIGAPAVGAPVTSGWRDQLHAALIGLGYATREADEAVTAVAPQAEAAEGVPQVGQLLRAALQTLNRAR
- the ruvC gene encoding crossover junction endodeoxyribonuclease RuvC gives rise to the protein MRVLGVDPGLTRCGVGVVEGVAGRPLTMRGVGVVRTAPDADLAHRLVAIEQGLEAWLDEHQPEFVAVERVFSQHNVRTVMGTAQASAVALLCAARRGIPVALHTPSEVKAAVTGSGRADKAQVGAMVTRLLRLDAPPKPADAADALALAICHIWRAPAQQRLQQAVAQNRLQQAVAQHAAKTSHEAKASRAAKTSHTSKGRTA
- the secF gene encoding protein translocase subunit SecF codes for the protein MSKLGNLGARLHRGEVGYDFVGNRKIWYGISILITITAIVGLAVRGLNMGIEFQGGAVFTTPAKTSASVSQAEKYAEEASGHDAIVQKLGNGSLRIQVAGIDTNKADQVSTELAKNLGVAEKDVTGELVGPSWGEQIANKAWQGLAIFLVLVVIYLAIAFEWRMAVAAFVALIHDITITVGIYALVGFEVTPGTVIGLLTILGYSLYDTVVVFDSLKEQTKDITKQTRWTYSDIANRSINSTLVRSVNTTVVALLPVAGLLFIGGGVLGAGMLNDISLSLFVGLAAGAYSSIFIATPLVADLKEREPQMKALKKRVLAKRAQAAAQGESPSASAAEEPLDDDHEDAAPAVVGPRDQPVSRSRGRGRPSGKRR